From Palaeococcus ferrophilus DSM 13482:
TCCTTGAGCTCCAGAAACTTCAGGAATTCCTCCGGCTCCACAAAAACCATGACGCCGCCGGCTATAACGCGGTTTGCATCTACGGCCATCCCGCACCCCATGGTACCACCGTAATGGTATGGGCGCTGAAGAAAATAAGTTTTTGGGCCTCAGTGGCCCCTGTAGATTTCGAGCTTCCTCCTAGCGCGGCCCCTTATGGCGTGCCCCATGAGGCGTGTTATCTCATCCGCCTTGGCCTTCCCGTGGCGCACCATGCCCTTCCGGGTCTTTATCTTCTCCACGACGAAGGTGTACCCGCCGACTTCAAGGGCCTCCCCCGTCACGAACTCCTCTTCCCTCTCGGCTTTAACCTTGAAGGACTGTGTGACGCCGTCTTTGAGGTATATGGAGACACCAAAGACTGCCGGAAAGTCGAGGTTCTCGCCCCAGAGCGTCTTCACGTCGTCGGTACTGGCCCTCTCAACGCGCTTCTGGCCCTCGAGCTCTATCCCCGTTATCCTAACGTCGCCCTTCTCGGTCTCGATAATGTCCCCCACCTTGACTTCGTCTCCCTCCGGGAGGTACCCCGTGACCTTGAAGCTCCTCTCGTGCTCGCTGACCACAACGGGAACCTCGCGGAGCTTGGGAAGGATTATCATCCACACGTGATGGCACTCGTTGCACCTGAGCGTAAGCTCTCTCCCCCTCTCTTTGATGACCTCAACGTCCTCGCTCCCGCACTCGGGACACACAAAATACTCCTCCATTTTCATCACCATCGGGGCTTATGGAAGGAGGGTTTAAAAAAGGTGCCGGTTGGGCTCACATCATGCCCATTCCGTACTTCATCATCTTGTTGACGAGCTTTCTGCCGTCCCTCGTCAGGTCAACGACCTTCCTTATCATGACGAGTTTGAGCAGTCCCTTGTCCATCAGCCTGTCGTATATCTCCTCGAGCTCCTTCTC
This genomic window contains:
- a CDS encoding HVO_0476 family zinc finger protein; the protein is MEEYFVCPECGSEDVEVIKERGRELTLRCNECHHVWMIILPKLREVPVVVSEHERSFKVTGYLPEGDEVKVGDIIETEKGDVRITGIELEGQKRVERASTDDVKTLWGENLDFPAVFGVSIYLKDGVTQSFKVKAEREEEFVTGEALEVGGYTFVVEKIKTRKGMVRHGKAKADEITRLMGHAIRGRARRKLEIYRGH